The proteins below come from a single Chryseobacterium bernardetii genomic window:
- a CDS encoding phospholipase D-like domain-containing protein → MILERENILTLIGSRRYHSAILTTFSFDFYFFEMKAMKWLRSCGVRNINVFIDGHYYSELMQQVTGEEMQLSAGYSLYPVFQKSVFHPKIWMLFGEKEGLLIVGSGNLTNSGNGNNDEIWGAFHFDIRSTENSSVFSSAWDYLSTLSSSVKGQMNEKTTKWILEHSKWLNELPKTKPFQFFETSQKEKVAFLFNTETTSIWNELLKHLSNEKVVEITTISPYYDKNGKVLQELNSLFPSAIVKVILDESGLIPSAMQVSKAFTFYDWCDAGVSKIQYAKSGNSKSKLHGKIIHFKTKNGKEFCLFGSANITPAGLGLLGKNSNAEVSLLIQSEKGGLLNQLGIKLKTSNSKTLDEFTTTTSKSIYETIIENNQFKLQLLSAELIYDEFILHSNGTYTDEFKVVFFDKQNRFLYSKTFSNYEKELKTKLNLELGTFQYVQLTNISEEIISNKLLISDYFLLAKTHPNPKTEEIEKIYSEIQNGELSKVLDLLHYAIFDETENETGASFLDSRRSTFTKLNDDKEPEKLYDLSSYKAIENSGFEKNLLLSSLSLRVLDVLKFINLNGISTNKQADISIDEQEDDLGNINGNEEGEVATVRNLSFVILKSEKRKLMNYFDNLYNYQQEILYGNSRPKTYRPTLTDLTKYLIALELISEYGGKSAKYDEQDTHHFFSYLPFVDDYDNNNVKGCCLNLIGDFLMLARSGFKAYEFDYTKKKIEELKKEALINTIVCLINNRWKDDELHYFFTMALNALHYLGCRNVDDFNSNFVELKSKINIRISELKNRTKGFEKNLEIFYERLCPSFIKVIEQIEDKNFDASAVNGQIIYKSPWGYSYVQYVNKTNDFTLIRPGFMWDYDKEDYIKHSPDEIYLPLKLSSFICTDL, encoded by the coding sequence ATGATACTAGAAAGAGAAAACATACTAACATTGATAGGAAGCAGAAGATATCATTCTGCAATTCTTACTACCTTCAGCTTTGACTTTTATTTTTTTGAAATGAAAGCAATGAAATGGTTGCGTTCTTGTGGCGTGAGAAACATCAACGTTTTTATTGATGGACATTATTATTCAGAGTTAATGCAACAAGTGACAGGAGAAGAAATGCAACTTTCTGCCGGTTATTCACTTTATCCTGTTTTTCAAAAGTCAGTATTCCATCCAAAAATTTGGATGTTGTTTGGTGAAAAAGAAGGATTGCTTATTGTTGGTTCTGGAAACCTTACAAATTCTGGAAATGGCAACAATGATGAGATTTGGGGAGCATTTCATTTTGATATTCGTTCAACCGAAAATTCATCAGTCTTTTCGTCAGCTTGGGATTATCTATCAACTCTTTCATCGTCAGTTAAAGGACAGATGAATGAAAAAACTACAAAATGGATACTTGAACATTCTAAATGGCTGAATGAATTGCCAAAGACAAAACCATTTCAATTTTTCGAAACGTCGCAAAAAGAGAAGGTTGCTTTCCTGTTTAATACTGAAACAACTTCTATTTGGAACGAACTTTTAAAACATCTTAGCAATGAGAAAGTAGTAGAAATAACTACCATTTCTCCATATTATGACAAAAATGGGAAAGTATTGCAAGAACTTAATTCTCTTTTTCCTTCAGCCATAGTAAAAGTCATATTGGATGAAAGTGGTTTAATCCCTTCTGCAATGCAAGTGAGCAAAGCGTTTACATTTTACGATTGGTGTGATGCAGGCGTAAGCAAAATCCAATATGCAAAATCTGGAAACTCAAAATCAAAACTTCACGGGAAGATTATTCATTTCAAGACAAAAAATGGAAAAGAGTTTTGCTTGTTCGGTAGTGCCAATATTACACCTGCAGGATTGGGATTATTGGGCAAAAATTCAAATGCAGAAGTTTCACTTCTTATTCAGTCAGAAAAAGGTGGACTGTTAAATCAATTAGGCATAAAACTGAAAACAAGCAATAGTAAAACCCTTGATGAATTTACAACGACTACAAGTAAATCAATTTATGAAACTATAATCGAGAATAATCAATTTAAACTACAACTGCTATCGGCAGAGTTGATTTATGATGAATTTATACTTCATTCCAATGGCACCTATACCGATGAATTTAAGGTTGTTTTCTTCGATAAACAAAACCGATTTTTGTATTCCAAAACATTCTCAAATTATGAGAAAGAACTAAAAACAAAACTCAATTTAGAATTAGGCACTTTCCAATATGTGCAATTGACAAATATTAGTGAAGAGATTATCTCTAATAAACTTTTGATTTCAGATTATTTCCTCTTGGCAAAAACGCATCCTAATCCAAAGACAGAGGAAATTGAAAAAATTTATAGCGAAATCCAAAATGGAGAGCTGAGCAAAGTTCTCGACTTGTTGCATTATGCAATCTTTGATGAAACAGAAAATGAAACAGGAGCCAGCTTTTTAGATAGTAGGAGAAGCACGTTTACAAAGCTGAATGATGACAAAGAACCTGAAAAACTTTACGATCTCTCTTCCTATAAAGCAATAGAAAATTCTGGATTTGAAAAAAACCTTCTACTCTCTTCTCTTTCCCTACGTGTTTTAGATGTTTTGAAGTTCATCAATTTAAATGGAATTTCAACAAATAAACAAGCTGATATAAGTATTGATGAGCAAGAAGACGATTTAGGCAACATAAATGGAAATGAGGAAGGAGAAGTGGCAACGGTTCGTAACCTCTCTTTTGTCATTCTTAAATCTGAAAAAAGAAAGTTGATGAACTACTTTGATAACCTTTACAATTACCAACAAGAAATTCTCTATGGGAATAGTCGACCAAAAACATATAGGCCTACACTTACAGATTTGACTAAATATTTAATCGCTCTTGAGTTGATAAGTGAATACGGAGGGAAATCTGCAAAGTATGACGAACAAGACACGCACCATTTTTTCAGTTATTTACCATTTGTAGACGATTATGACAATAACAATGTAAAGGGTTGTTGTTTAAACTTAATTGGCGACTTTTTGATGCTGGCAAGAAGCGGATTTAAAGCGTATGAATTTGACTATACAAAAAAGAAAATCGAGGAACTAAAAAAAGAGGCACTCATAAATACAATTGTTTGCTTAATTAACAATCGATGGAAAGATGATGAATTACATTACTTTTTTACTATGGCTTTAAATGCACTTCATTATTTAGGTTGTAGGAATGTAGATGATTTCAATAGCAATTTTGTAGAATTAAAATCCAAAATTAATATTAGAATTTCCGAGCTGAAAAACAGAACAAAGGGATTTGAAAAAAACTTAGAGATATTTTACGAAAGACTATGTCCTTCGTTTATAAAAGTGATTGAACAGATTGAAGATAAGAACTTTGATGCATCAGCAGTTAACGGGCAAATTATTTACAAATCGCCTTGGGGTTATAGCTACGTTCAGTACGTAAATAAAACAAACGATTTTACTTTAATCAGACCTGGCTTTATGTGGGACTATGATAAAGAAGATTACATAAAACACAGTCCAGACGAAATTTATTTACCTCTAAAACTCTCATCTTTTATATGCACCGATTTGTAA